Proteins found in one Campylobacter canadensis genomic segment:
- a CDS encoding cupin domain-containing protein: MSFENKYEVTSFNADINEFKVQAIFNDSYSKEIQILMPKGSMMQEHSAPAPIIVQVLKGEIDFIIDNKANNLKEFDCIRVKANIAHSLIAKDNSIIRLSLFKNDTFSRVCSVKIKQ, from the coding sequence ATGTCGTTTGAAAATAAATACGAAGTAACAAGTTTTAATGCAGATATTAATGAATTTAAGGTTCAAGCAATTTTTAATGATTCTTATTCTAAAGAAATACAAATTCTAATGCCAAAAGGCTCAATGATGCAAGAACATAGCGCACCAGCACCTATAATAGTACAAGTTTTAAAAGGTGAAATTGATTTCATAATAGATAATAAAGCAAATAATTTAAAAGAATTTGATTGCATTAGAGTAAAAGCAAATATCGCTCATAGTTTAATAGCAAAAGATAATTCAATAATAAGATTAAGCTTATTTAAAAATGATACTTTTTCAAGGGTGTGTAGTGTAAAGATTAAGCAATAA